One region of Flavobacterium sp. KACC 22763 genomic DNA includes:
- a CDS encoding OmpA/MotB family protein, with product MRKIVIALSVLMALTSCVSKKKYAELEAKNKETQDLLNSCTVKLNTCLEEKAGLAATAESYKQHNQDLINSSKDLTILTTKGAENLEKSLESLKEKDLKISRLQDALTKKDSVTLALVTSLKGAVGINDPDIEINVEKGVVFISIADKLLFKSGSYDVSDKAKSVLAKVAKVVNDKPDFECMVEGHTDDVPYKSNGIILDNWDLSVKRSTSIVRVLTNDLGVNPAKLIAAGRSSYVPLVANDSAENKARNRRTRIVVMPKIDQFYDMIEKEMKKQAK from the coding sequence ATGAGAAAAATAGTTATCGCACTATCAGTATTAATGGCTCTAACATCATGTGTTTCTAAAAAGAAATATGCTGAGTTGGAAGCTAAAAACAAAGAAACTCAAGATTTGTTAAACTCATGTACTGTAAAATTAAATACGTGCTTAGAAGAAAAAGCTGGATTAGCTGCTACAGCTGAAAGCTACAAACAACATAATCAAGATTTAATCAATAGTTCTAAAGATTTAACTATCTTAACTACTAAAGGTGCTGAAAACCTTGAAAAATCTCTTGAAAGTTTAAAAGAAAAAGATTTGAAAATCTCTAGACTTCAAGATGCTTTAACTAAAAAAGACAGTGTAACTTTAGCATTAGTTACAAGCTTGAAAGGCGCTGTAGGTATCAATGATCCAGACATCGAAATCAATGTTGAAAAAGGAGTTGTATTTATCTCTATCGCTGATAAATTATTATTCAAAAGCGGAAGCTACGACGTAAGTGATAAAGCTAAATCTGTATTAGCTAAAGTTGCTAAAGTTGTAAACGACAAACCTGATTTTGAGTGTATGGTTGAAGGACACACAGATGACGTTCCTTACAAAAGCAACGGAATTATCTTAGACAACTGGGATTTAAGTGTTAAACGTTCTACTTCTATCGTTCGTGTATTAACAAACGACCTTGGAGTTAACCCAGCTAAATTAATTGCTGCTGGTAGAAGCTCTTACGTACCATTAGTTGCTAATGATTCTGCTGAGAACAAAGCTCGTAACAGAAGAACTCGTATCGTAGTTATGCCAAAAATCGATCAATTCTATGATATGATTGAAAAAGAGATGAAAAAACAAGCGAAATAA
- a CDS encoding L-threonylcarbamoyladenylate synthase — protein sequence MAEFIKIYPDKPSEAAIAKVVKVLQNGGLVIYPTDTVYGLGCDITNSRALEKIAKIKGVKLEKANFSFICHDLSNLSDYVRQIDTSTFKILKRALPGPYTFILPGNNNLPKEFKKKTTVGIRVPDNNIILEIVRQLGNPVVSTSIRDDDDVIEYTTDPELIFEKWQHLVDMVIDGGYGDNVGSTIIDLSEHEPIIVREGKGDIDIL from the coding sequence ATGGCAGAATTTATAAAAATATACCCAGATAAACCTAGTGAAGCTGCAATTGCAAAAGTTGTAAAAGTGCTTCAGAATGGAGGTTTGGTAATTTATCCAACAGATACTGTTTATGGTTTAGGTTGTGATATTACCAATTCGCGTGCATTAGAAAAAATTGCAAAAATAAAGGGAGTAAAGTTAGAGAAAGCCAATTTCTCTTTTATCTGTCACGACTTAAGTAATCTGTCAGATTATGTACGCCAGATCGATACATCTACGTTTAAGATATTAAAAAGGGCACTACCTGGGCCTTATACTTTCATTTTGCCAGGAAATAATAATTTGCCAAAAGAGTTTAAAAAGAAAACCACTGTTGGTATTCGTGTTCCTGATAATAATATTATTTTAGAAATTGTTCGCCAGTTAGGAAATCCTGTAGTTTCGACTTCTATTCGAGATGATGATGATGTAATAGAATACACTACAGATCCAGAATTGATTTTTGAAAAATGGCAGCATTTGGTTGATATGGTAATAGATGGTGGCTATGGAGATAATGTGGGGTCAACAATTATAGATCTTTCTGAACATGAGCCAATTATAGTAAGAGAAGGTAAGGGTGATATTGATATTTTGTAA
- a CDS encoding ATP-dependent helicase, translating to MQKYIDQLNEAQRAPVLQKDGPMIIIAGAGSGKTRVLTIRIAYLMHQGIDAFNILSLTFTNKAAREMKHRISDIVGASEAKNLWMGTFHSIFARILRAESELLGYPSNFTIYDSQDSARLISSIIKEMQLDRDIYKPKQVLGRISSYKNSLITVKAYFNNPELQEADAMAKKPRLGEIYQQYVERCFKAGAMDFDDLLLKTNELLTRFPEVLAKYQNRFRYILVDEYQDTNHSQYLIVRALSDKFQNICVVGDDAQSIYAFRGANINNILNFQKDYEGVVMYRLEQNYRSTRNIVEAANTVMEHNKTKLDKVVWTANEFGPRIKVHRSLTDAEEGRFVASTIFEQKMQNQLHNGAFAILYRTNAQSRAMEDALRKRDIPYRIYGGLSFYQRKEIKDVLCYLRLVLNPKDEEALIRVINYPARGIGDTTVEKLTIAANHYKRSIWEVMVNIDKIDLKLNAGTKNKLKDFVTMIQSFQVIDQNQDAFYLTDHVAKKTGLVQELKKDATPEGMAKIQNIEELLNGIKDFTEGQREIDGARGALSEFMEDVALATDLDKDTNDEDRVALMTIHLAKGLEFPHVFVVGMEEDLFPSAMSMSTRSELEEERRLFYVALTRAEHQAYLTYAQSRYRWGKLTDSEPSRFIEEIEDQYLEYLTPAETNYRYKSPIDGDIFGDVDKSKLRLNKPVGGTPPKHITDNSPKPDLNIRKLKPVSGNAPSNGNSNLFDSKLTVGNVVMHERFGKGEVINLEGVGADRKAEIKFEVGGIKKLLLRFAKLDVVG from the coding sequence ATGCAGAAATATATTGACCAGCTCAACGAAGCGCAGAGAGCGCCTGTTTTACAAAAAGACGGGCCAATGATTATTATTGCTGGTGCAGGTTCGGGAAAGACCCGTGTTTTGACGATTAGAATTGCTTATTTGATGCATCAGGGAATTGATGCATTTAATATTTTGTCGCTGACTTTTACCAATAAAGCGGCAAGAGAAATGAAGCATAGAATTTCGGATATTGTAGGAGCCTCTGAAGCTAAGAATCTTTGGATGGGAACTTTTCACTCGATATTTGCTCGTATTCTTCGTGCAGAATCTGAACTTTTAGGATATCCTTCCAATTTTACCATTTACGATTCTCAGGATTCGGCGCGTCTAATTTCTTCGATTATCAAAGAAATGCAGCTGGATCGTGATATTTATAAACCAAAACAGGTTTTAGGACGTATATCAAGTTATAAGAATAGCTTGATTACGGTAAAAGCGTACTTTAATAATCCTGAATTGCAGGAGGCCGATGCAATGGCCAAAAAGCCTAGATTGGGAGAAATCTATCAGCAATATGTGGAGCGCTGTTTTAAAGCCGGAGCAATGGATTTTGATGATTTGTTGTTGAAAACCAACGAATTATTGACTCGTTTTCCAGAGGTTTTGGCAAAATATCAAAATCGTTTCCGCTACATTCTGGTTGATGAGTACCAAGATACGAACCATTCTCAGTATTTGATTGTTAGGGCTTTGTCTGATAAATTTCAGAATATTTGTGTGGTTGGAGATGATGCGCAGAGTATTTATGCTTTCCGTGGAGCGAATATCAATAACATTTTGAATTTCCAGAAAGATTATGAAGGGGTAGTAATGTATCGTTTAGAGCAGAATTACCGCTCGACACGTAATATTGTGGAAGCGGCAAATACGGTTATGGAGCATAATAAAACCAAGCTGGATAAAGTAGTTTGGACGGCCAATGAGTTTGGTCCGAGAATAAAAGTGCACCGAAGTTTGACAGATGCCGAAGAAGGCCGTTTTGTAGCAAGCACGATTTTTGAACAGAAAATGCAGAATCAGCTTCATAATGGGGCTTTTGCGATTTTATATAGAACCAACGCGCAGTCGCGTGCTATGGAGGACGCGTTGAGAAAACGTGATATTCCGTATAGAATTTATGGCGGATTGTCATTCTATCAGCGTAAAGAGATTAAAGACGTTTTATGCTATTTGCGTTTGGTTCTGAATCCAAAAGATGAAGAAGCTTTGATTCGTGTGATCAATTATCCAGCTCGTGGAATTGGAGATACAACGGTTGAAAAACTAACGATTGCGGCAAATCATTACAAACGTTCGATTTGGGAAGTAATGGTCAATATCGATAAAATCGATTTGAAGCTGAATGCTGGTACTAAAAATAAGCTGAAAGATTTTGTGACAATGATTCAGAGTTTTCAGGTTATTGATCAAAATCAGGATGCTTTTTATTTGACAGATCACGTTGCAAAGAAAACTGGTTTGGTTCAGGAATTAAAGAAAGATGCAACTCCTGAAGGAATGGCAAAGATTCAGAATATCGAAGAGCTTTTAAACGGTATTAAAGATTTTACTGAAGGACAGAGAGAAATTGACGGAGCAAGAGGTGCGCTTTCTGAATTTATGGAAGATGTAGCTCTGGCAACAGATTTGGATAAAGATACGAATGATGAAGATCGTGTTGCTTTGATGACTATTCACTTAGCAAAAGGATTGGAGTTTCCGCACGTATTTGTGGTGGGAATGGAAGAAGATTTGTTTCCGAGTGCCATGAGTATGAGTACAAGAAGTGAGCTAGAAGAAGAGCGTCGATTATTTTATGTAGCGTTAACTCGTGCAGAACATCAGGCTTATTTGACTTATGCTCAGTCTCGTTACCGTTGGGGAAAACTAACAGATAGTGAACCATCTCGTTTTATTGAAGAAATTGAAGATCAGTATTTAGAATATTTAACACCTGCAGAAACCAATTATCGCTATAAATCTCCAATTGATGGTGATATTTTTGGCGATGTAGACAAGTCAAAATTAAGATTAAACAAACCTGTTGGCGGAACTCCTCCAAAGCATATTACAGACAATAGTCCAAAGCCTGATTTAAATATCAGAAAACTTAAACCAGTTTCTGGAAATGCGCCAAGTAATGGGAATTCGAATTTATTTGACAGTAAACTGACTGTTGGAAATGTCGTTATGCATGAACGTTTTGGGAAAGGTGAAGTGATTAATCTTGAAGGTGTTGGAGCAGACAGAAAAGCAGAAATTAAATTTGAAGTGGGCGGAATCAAGAAATTGTTGTTAAGATTTGCTAAATTAGATGTCGTAGGATAA
- a CDS encoding M1 family metallopeptidase: MKYILLLFTSFLFAQQTQHVDFKSVSGQLSVSPKDKLISGTVDFQFEVLKETDTILLDAKNMEFSNVKINENEIMFINTSKELKLVFPFKKGQNHLTFNYTAKPKQALYFVDMGNDEVQIWTQGQGRYTSNWFPSFDDVNEKLIFNLGISFDKDYQVVSNGVLKEKIVNGSLNHWQFEMEKPMSSYLLMLAIGKFDKKEFKSKSRVPLEYYYEPKDADRFEPTYRYSKRIFDFLEKEIGVKYPWKINRQIPVRDFLYAGMENTTSTLFATRYVVDSIGFCDRNYTNVDAHELAHHWFGDLITAESSTHHWLQEGFATYFALLAEKDIYGEDYFYSKLYDTAQQIKFASRTDTIPVLNAKASSLTFYEKGAWALFVLHESIGDKAFKKAIKSYLNKYAYQTVNTQNFFDEIKKVSDFDLEKFQKTWLESTAFDTPTANALLSKNKTIQKRLEIDKLKKTPLSEKADVLKSTLESDVYQSVKEAVVDQLENEKYEDKKALLLLALQTNNIKVRQNLAGSLTQIPEEFRANYETLLDDKSYQTQEIALYWLWRNFPNHRTEYLDKSKNWIGFNDYNLRTLWLSLALSTPNYTNEQDALVNELIAFSSTKYEATTRQNALEKLIAFKIINDQVLSNLVGATTHHMWQFSKFGRDTIRLLLKNPEMRASFNRILPNLTPDEQFQLNRLLKE, encoded by the coding sequence ATGAAATACATTCTTTTATTATTCACCAGTTTTCTATTTGCGCAGCAAACACAACATGTTGACTTTAAATCGGTTTCAGGACAATTGTCTGTAAGTCCAAAAGACAAACTAATTTCTGGAACTGTTGATTTTCAATTTGAGGTATTGAAAGAAACTGATACGATTTTGCTTGACGCTAAAAACATGGAATTTTCGAATGTAAAAATCAATGAAAATGAAATCATGTTTATCAATACTAGCAAAGAACTAAAATTGGTTTTTCCTTTTAAAAAAGGACAAAATCATTTGACATTCAATTATACAGCAAAACCAAAGCAAGCGCTGTATTTTGTTGACATGGGCAATGACGAAGTGCAAATCTGGACACAGGGGCAAGGAAGATACACTAGCAATTGGTTTCCGAGTTTTGATGATGTAAATGAAAAACTGATTTTCAACTTAGGAATTTCTTTCGATAAGGATTATCAGGTAGTTTCTAATGGAGTTTTAAAAGAAAAAATAGTAAACGGAAGCTTAAATCACTGGCAGTTTGAAATGGAAAAACCGATGAGTTCGTATTTATTGATGCTGGCTATTGGGAAATTTGATAAAAAAGAATTTAAATCTAAAAGCAGAGTTCCGTTAGAATATTATTACGAACCCAAAGATGCAGATCGTTTTGAGCCAACTTATCGATATTCGAAACGCATTTTTGACTTCCTTGAGAAAGAAATTGGTGTAAAATATCCATGGAAAATAAACAGACAGATTCCGGTAAGAGACTTTTTGTATGCTGGAATGGAAAATACAACTTCGACTCTTTTTGCAACCCGCTATGTAGTAGATTCAATTGGTTTTTGTGACCGAAATTATACCAATGTAGACGCGCATGAGTTGGCACATCATTGGTTTGGAGATCTTATTACCGCCGAAAGCAGTACGCATCATTGGCTACAAGAAGGATTTGCAACCTATTTTGCATTATTGGCGGAAAAAGACATTTATGGAGAAGATTATTTTTATTCGAAATTATACGATACGGCACAGCAGATTAAATTTGCATCTCGTACGGATACGATTCCAGTTTTAAATGCAAAAGCGAGTTCGCTTACATTTTATGAAAAAGGAGCTTGGGCATTGTTTGTTTTGCACGAATCAATTGGCGATAAAGCATTCAAAAAAGCAATAAAAAGTTATCTGAATAAATATGCTTATCAAACCGTAAACACACAGAATTTCTTCGATGAAATTAAAAAAGTTTCTGATTTTGATTTGGAGAAATTTCAGAAAACTTGGTTGGAATCTACAGCTTTTGATACACCGACTGCAAATGCATTATTGAGCAAAAACAAAACGATTCAAAAACGATTGGAAATCGATAAATTGAAAAAAACGCCATTATCCGAAAAGGCGGATGTTTTAAAAAGTACTTTAGAATCAGATGTGTATCAATCGGTAAAAGAAGCTGTTGTTGATCAATTGGAAAATGAAAAGTATGAAGACAAAAAAGCTCTTTTGCTTTTAGCATTGCAAACCAATAATATAAAAGTACGCCAGAATCTGGCTGGTTCTTTAACACAGATTCCAGAAGAGTTTAGAGCAAATTACGAAACGCTTTTGGATGATAAATCATATCAGACGCAAGAAATAGCGCTTTATTGGCTTTGGAGAAATTTCCCTAACCATAGAACAGAATATCTGGATAAATCTAAAAACTGGATTGGCTTCAACGATTATAATCTAAGGACTTTATGGCTTTCTCTTGCTTTGTCAACGCCAAACTATACTAACGAGCAAGACGCTTTAGTAAACGAACTGATTGCATTTTCCTCAACAAAATACGAAGCTACAACACGACAAAATGCGCTAGAAAAATTGATTGCTTTTAAAATTATTAACGATCAGGTTTTGAGTAATTTGGTTGGAGCTACAACACATCACATGTGGCAATTTTCGAAATTTGGAAGAGATACAATAAGACTTCTGTTAAAAAATCCTGAAATGCGTGCTTCTTTTAATAGAATTTTGCCTAATTTGACACCCGATGAACAGTTCCAATTGAATCGTTTGTTGAAAGAGTAA
- a CDS encoding sulfite exporter TauE/SafE family protein, which produces MDSYIILFLCLAAFAAGFIDAIVGGGGLIQTPMGLILLPNLPVSTVVGTLKIPAFSGTAFAAFQYLKKVVIQWKLLIIMMCLAVPSAFLGSTILTLVSNDFMKPLLLVVLSLLFVYTYAKKNFGQHVAKDHSAATQIMYAVVISIIVGFYDGFIGPGTGSFFVVAFIALLGFDFLHASANAKMVNLATNFGSICLFIIKGKIIWAIAIPMAISNGLGGWLGAKLAINKGNGFIRIFFLIVVVGTLIRFAYDVFFK; this is translated from the coding sequence ATGGATTCATACATAATACTTTTTCTTTGTTTAGCGGCTTTTGCTGCTGGTTTTATTGATGCAATTGTTGGCGGCGGCGGATTAATCCAGACACCAATGGGATTGATTTTACTACCAAATCTTCCAGTTTCTACAGTAGTTGGAACTTTAAAAATTCCAGCTTTTAGCGGAACCGCTTTTGCCGCTTTTCAATATTTGAAGAAAGTAGTAATTCAGTGGAAACTCTTGATTATTATGATGTGTTTGGCAGTTCCGTCAGCATTTTTGGGATCTACGATTTTAACTCTTGTAAGCAACGATTTTATGAAACCGCTTTTATTGGTGGTTTTATCTTTGCTGTTTGTATATACTTATGCCAAGAAAAATTTCGGACAGCATGTTGCAAAAGATCATTCTGCTGCAACTCAAATTATGTATGCAGTTGTCATTAGCATAATTGTTGGATTCTATGATGGTTTTATCGGTCCCGGAACAGGAAGTTTCTTTGTAGTTGCTTTTATAGCGCTTCTAGGTTTCGATTTTCTTCACGCTTCCGCGAATGCTAAAATGGTAAATCTAGCAACCAATTTTGGTTCGATTTGCTTGTTTATCATTAAAGGGAAAATTATTTGGGCAATCGCAATTCCAATGGCAATCAGCAACGGACTAGGAGGTTGGCTTGGCGCAAAACTAGCAATCAATAAAGGCAACGGATTTATTAGAATTTTCTTTTTAATTGTGGTTGTAGGAACACTGATTCGTTTTGCTTATGATGTGTTTTTTAAGTAA
- the holA gene encoding DNA polymerase III subunit delta, translating to MDEVVKIVNDIKAGDIKPIYFLMGEEPYYIDKLSEYIEQNVLAEEEKGFNQTVLYGRDVSVDDIISTAKRYPMMAERQVVIVKEAQDLSRTIDKIESYVDNPMQTTVLVFCYKYKTLDKRKKVTKLLAQKGVVYESKKLYENQVGDWIKRVLAGKKYTIDPKANAMLVEFLGTDLSKINNELEKLQIILPQGTMITAEHIEENIGFSKDYNVFELRKAIGERNQLKAYKIAENFAHNPKEYPLVMTTGLVFGFFVQLLKYHGLKDKSAKNVATALGVNPYFLKEYDLAVKNYPMRKVSQIVGALRDIDVKSKGVGANALPQSDLLKEMLYKIFN from the coding sequence ATGGACGAAGTAGTAAAAATTGTTAATGATATAAAAGCCGGAGATATAAAACCGATTTATTTTTTAATGGGCGAAGAGCCTTATTATATAGATAAATTGTCTGAATACATTGAACAGAATGTATTAGCTGAAGAAGAGAAAGGTTTTAATCAGACAGTTTTATACGGAAGAGATGTTTCTGTAGATGATATTATTTCAACGGCCAAGCGCTATCCTATGATGGCTGAACGTCAAGTTGTTATAGTGAAAGAAGCGCAGGATTTATCCAGAACAATTGATAAAATTGAATCTTATGTAGATAATCCTATGCAAACAACCGTTTTGGTTTTTTGCTATAAATATAAAACACTTGATAAACGTAAAAAGGTTACCAAATTATTAGCTCAGAAAGGTGTTGTTTACGAGAGTAAAAAACTATACGAAAATCAAGTAGGAGATTGGATCAAACGTGTTTTGGCTGGAAAAAAATATACTATTGATCCTAAAGCTAATGCCATGTTGGTTGAGTTTTTAGGTACAGATTTGAGTAAAATTAATAACGAGCTTGAAAAACTGCAGATTATTTTACCTCAAGGAACCATGATTACGGCGGAACATATTGAAGAAAATATTGGTTTTAGTAAAGATTACAATGTTTTTGAACTCAGAAAAGCAATTGGAGAACGCAATCAGTTGAAAGCGTATAAGATAGCAGAAAATTTTGCTCACAATCCAAAAGAATATCCTTTGGTTATGACGACTGGTTTGGTATTTGGTTTTTTTGTTCAGCTTTTAAAATATCATGGGTTAAAAGATAAAAGCGCTAAAAATGTGGCAACAGCGCTCGGAGTTAATCCGTATTTCTTAAAAGAGTATGATTTGGCTGTAAAAAATTATCCAATGCGAAAAGTAAGTCAAATTGTTGGTGCTTTACGTGATATTGATGTTAAGAGTAAAGGTGTGGGAGCTAATGCTTTACCTCAATCTGATTTGTTAAAAGAAATGCTGTATAAAATTTTTAATTAA
- a CDS encoding type I restriction enzyme HsdR N-terminal domain-containing protein: MLKLNFPAYTFRFKNSENKVSIFDEIRKKFIILTPEEWVRQHVVHFLMHEKKYPKSLINVEKVLTVNGLRKRYDVVVFNSDGSIHILVECKAPEVKISQATFDQIARYNMTMQARFLNVTNGLNHFYCQMDFENERYEFLRNLPDYKENH, from the coding sequence ATGCTTAAACTAAATTTCCCAGCTTACACTTTCCGATTCAAAAATAGCGAAAATAAAGTGTCTATTTTTGATGAAATCAGGAAAAAATTTATAATTCTCACGCCAGAAGAATGGGTTCGTCAACATGTAGTTCATTTTTTGATGCATGAAAAAAAATATCCAAAATCACTTATTAACGTAGAGAAAGTTTTAACTGTCAACGGATTACGAAAACGATACGATGTAGTAGTATTTAACTCAGATGGCTCTATACATATATTAGTAGAGTGTAAAGCACCTGAAGTTAAAATCTCGCAGGCAACTTTTGATCAAATTGCCCGTTACAATATGACAATGCAGGCACGGTTTTTGAATGTCACAAACGGACTGAACCACTTTTATTGTCAAATGGATTTTGAAAACGAACGATATGAGTTTTTAAGAAACCTTCCTGACTATAAAGAAAACCATTAA
- a CDS encoding glycosyltransferase family 2 protein: protein MDKIAVVILNWNGVKLLEQFLPSVIQFSEGATIYVADNDSTDNSVEFVQQNFPTVKIVKNTGNHGFAKGYNDALQHIDAEIYALVNSDIEVTQNWLKPILETFEKEKQTAIIQPKILDFKNKEYFEYAGAAGGFIDKYGFPFCRGRVFETIEKDNGQYDDNIELFWASGACFFIRKKVYHELGGFDESFFAHQEEIDLCWRAANEGHIIKYNSQSVVYHVGGATLQQGNPKKTYLNFRNSLLMMVKNLPKRGLFWVIFFRMVLDGIAGIRFLTQGKFAHTFAILKAHFSFYCLSLKYLGKRKDFQIQQYYMVKSVVFLYYIRKLALFKEIFNSIQNIKN from the coding sequence TTGGATAAAATAGCAGTTGTCATTTTAAATTGGAACGGAGTAAAATTGCTGGAGCAATTTTTACCATCTGTTATTCAGTTTTCAGAAGGAGCAACAATTTACGTTGCTGATAATGACTCTACGGATAACTCTGTAGAATTCGTCCAACAAAATTTCCCTACGGTTAAAATTGTAAAAAACACAGGCAATCATGGTTTTGCAAAAGGCTATAATGATGCCCTACAACATATAGATGCAGAAATTTACGCTTTAGTAAATTCAGATATCGAAGTTACCCAGAACTGGCTTAAACCCATTCTTGAAACTTTCGAAAAAGAAAAACAAACCGCCATTATTCAGCCAAAAATTCTTGATTTTAAGAATAAGGAATATTTTGAATATGCTGGAGCTGCGGGTGGTTTTATTGATAAATATGGTTTTCCTTTCTGCAGAGGAAGAGTATTTGAAACCATCGAAAAAGATAACGGACAATATGATGATAACATTGAATTGTTCTGGGCTTCTGGCGCTTGCTTCTTTATAAGAAAAAAAGTCTATCACGAATTAGGAGGTTTTGACGAAAGCTTCTTTGCACATCAAGAAGAAATAGATTTATGCTGGAGAGCTGCAAATGAAGGACATATTATAAAATACAATTCTCAATCTGTTGTTTACCATGTTGGTGGTGCAACACTACAACAAGGGAATCCTAAGAAAACGTATTTGAATTTTAGAAATTCATTATTAATGATGGTCAAAAATCTGCCAAAAAGAGGATTATTCTGGGTGATATTCTTCCGTATGGTTTTAGATGGTATTGCTGGCATCCGTTTTCTTACACAAGGCAAGTTTGCCCATACTTTTGCCATTTTAAAAGCACATTTTTCATTTTATTGCTTATCTTTAAAATATCTCGGGAAACGAAAAGATTTTCAAATTCAGCAATACTATATGGTAAAAAGTGTCGTTTTCCTTTACTATATAAGAAAATTGGCCTTATTTAAAGAAATCTTTAACAGTATTCAAAATATTAAAAACTAA
- a CDS encoding DUF7935 family protein, translated as MDFNKIIELASYTLPALVTGVVAYRFFELHIKNNDRKRAFLLNKQAHKESLPVRLQAYERMTLFLERINLTKLLIRIAPISQNKNDYENYLIDLIEQEFEHNLTQQIYMSEECWTIITTAKNATIQMIRKAAMSDKVENADKLREVILNDLLEKQSPSNAALSFIKSEVAELWY; from the coding sequence ATGGATTTCAACAAAATAATAGAACTTGCGAGTTATACTTTACCAGCCTTAGTTACAGGAGTTGTAGCGTATCGTTTCTTTGAGCTACACATTAAAAACAACGATAGAAAACGTGCTTTTTTACTAAACAAACAAGCTCATAAAGAATCTCTTCCTGTACGTTTACAAGCATACGAGCGTATGACTTTGTTCTTAGAACGTATTAATTTGACCAAATTGTTAATTAGAATTGCTCCTATTTCGCAAAACAAAAATGATTACGAAAATTACTTAATTGACCTAATCGAGCAGGAATTTGAACACAATCTGACACAGCAGATTTATATGTCTGAAGAATGTTGGACAATCATTACAACTGCAAAAAATGCAACAATCCAAATGATTCGTAAAGCGGCTATGAGCGACAAAGTAGAAAATGCAGATAAACTTCGCGAAGTAATCTTAAATGATTTGTTAGAAAAACAATCGCCTAGTAATGCTGCTTTAAGTTTTATTAAAAGTGAAGTTGCAGAACTTTGGTATTAA
- a CDS encoding patatin-like phospholipase family protein, protein MRALVISGGGSKGAFAGGVAQYLIEEKKHEYDLFLGTSTGSLLIPHLALGHIKKIHSVYTNVTMSSIFNICPFVVKTKDGVDIVTINHFNVLRQFFKGKRTFGESKGLKKYIQNNFSLSDFNKLKKLKTDVIVTVTNFTKNESEYKSVKDCTYEEFCEWSWISSNYVPFMSLVEKNNCEYGDGGFSSLVPIREAINRGATEIDVIVLETEVNTTKTVIGKNPFSLMIDLFRIALDQVEKHDIAIGKLMANNKNVKLNLYYTPIKLTDNALIFNKEVMKEWWKQGYEYAQNKSEVMSDNKILI, encoded by the coding sequence ATGAGAGCATTGGTTATTTCAGGTGGTGGCAGTAAAGGCGCATTTGCTGGCGGTGTTGCCCAATATTTGATAGAAGAAAAAAAACACGAATATGACTTGTTTTTAGGAACTTCTACAGGAAGTTTATTGATTCCGCATTTAGCTCTAGGTCATATCAAAAAAATCCATTCTGTTTATACCAATGTTACCATGTCGAGCATTTTTAATATTTGTCCGTTTGTGGTAAAGACGAAAGATGGAGTTGATATTGTAACTATAAATCACTTTAATGTATTGCGTCAGTTTTTTAAAGGGAAGAGAACTTTTGGAGAAAGTAAAGGATTGAAAAAGTATATTCAGAATAATTTTTCTCTTTCAGATTTTAATAAACTCAAAAAGCTAAAAACCGATGTTATTGTTACGGTTACCAATTTTACCAAAAACGAATCTGAATATAAATCGGTAAAAGACTGTACATACGAGGAATTTTGCGAATGGTCTTGGATATCCAGCAATTATGTTCCTTTTATGAGTTTGGTTGAAAAGAACAACTGCGAATATGGCGATGGTGGATTTTCAAGCTTGGTTCCAATTCGTGAAGCAATCAACAGAGGAGCTACTGAAATAGACGTAATTGTACTTGAAACGGAAGTGAATACAACAAAAACAGTAATTGGAAAGAATCCATTCTCATTAATGATCGATTTGTTCCGAATTGCTTTAGATCAAGTAGAAAAACATGATATCGCTATAGGAAAACTTATGGCAAATAATAAGAATGTAAAATTAAATTTATATTACACTCCCATAAAATTAACCGATAATGCTTTGATTTTTAATAAAGAGGTAATGAAAGAATGGTGGAAGCAAGGTTATGAATATGCTCAGAATAAATCGGAAGTTATGAGCGATAATAAGATATTGATTTAA